A window of the Anthonomus grandis grandis chromosome 9, icAntGran1.3, whole genome shotgun sequence genome harbors these coding sequences:
- the LOC126740282 gene encoding nucleolar protein 11, translated as MAKLLSYYSLCPLIDTKNLLGISEDLEKGAVIVTLGKNIAIKYRLSDQKQVCSWRSKEKFSSPVVFDKKLEKYVAVFNQNFVRIWTDEDETLDKIKKYKFNHPIYTILEHNGETFVVFQSGSVYSLNDILESRKSFTPVLIVDGGEICDVVYKSVDEDLYLGLLVSDKDSITFYWTVYTHYSKNSFYKNKLLVSNVTLKGYSLYVMNKKVHLLTVWSDCKIYIKELIQFDKELSDVGELLTVLENISPQHLVKVLTLDERYIAIYGSDPNEEGAVLLIYNTQFKVTQSRQLHKLYTKEAKIWKMFNTIMLPVGQNLIVVPFCLDSEQLVALVGSHKPLPNKIDSDVAFVTDFEVANWMEELEGEKRNEQKSTKGKLVPKSLKHKLEEHMHEGLAEAVILDQILPEILEEGTVELVKDVLKFFTDIPEKHLAKILHFVLSCNKRKFKEDPEFSKNIPIELLPSERVKLVDTILINNFNDNLLLPYLRSELNIDQATTLLQYFTHLLSEEGHNLPALNALKTEKCVIKWISVIIDANYQKFALTKDEKVEKALTNCWDAVSEHLEVIDSLQTVMPVLTRIDAEAKGKGFASGGLGSSAYVIEQISL; from the coding sequence atggcaaaattACTTTCGTATTATTCTTTATGCCCTTTAATTGACACCAAAAACCTTTTGGGCATATCCGAAGACTTAGAAAAGGGGGCTGTCATAGTTACTCTGGGTAAAAATATAGCCATAAAGTATCGCTTATCTGACCAAAAGCAAGTGTGCAGTTGGAGAAGCAAAGAAAAATTCAGTTCTCCAGTGGTGTTCGATAAAAAACTGGAAAAGTATGTTGCAGTATTCAATCAAAACTTTGTACGCATTTGGACTGATGAGGATGAAACcttggataaaataaaaaaatataagtttaatcACCCTATCTATACAATATTGGAGCACAATGGAGAAACATTTGTAGTCTTCCAAAGTGGATCTGTGTATTCGTTAAATGATATTTTGGAGAGCAGAAAATCCTTCACTCCAGTGTTAATTGTTGATGGTGGAGAAATATGTGATGTGGTTTATAAAAGTGTTGATGAGGACTTGTACCTAGGATTACTAGTTAGTGATAAGGACAGTATCACCTTCTATTGGACTGTATATACCCActattcaaaaaattctttttataaaaataaactgttAGTAAGCAATGTCACATTAAAAGGCTATTCATTGTATGTAATGAATAAGAAAGTCCATTTATTAACAGTGTGGAGCGATtgcaaaatttatataaaagaattGATACAGTTTGACAAAGAACTTTCAGATGTTGGAGAACTACTTACAGTGCTTGAAAACATTTCTCCTCAGCACTTGGTAAAAGTGTTGACTTTAGATGAACGGTATATTGCCATCTATGGTTCTGATCCTAATGAAGAAGGTGCTGTATTACTAATTTATAATACACAGTTTAAAGTAACTCAGTCAAGGCAATTGCATAAATTGTATACAAAGGAAgcaaaaatctggaaaatgttTAACACTATTATGCTTCCTGTAGGACAGAATTTAATTGTGGTTCCATTCTGTTTAGATTCTGAGCAGTTGGTTGCTTTAGTAGGTAGCCATAAACCTTTGCCAAACAAAATAGACTCAGATGTTGCATTTGTAACTGATTTTGAGGTGGCAAATTGGATGGAAGAATTGGAAGGTGAAAAGAGAAATGAGCAAAAATCAACTAAAGGCAAATTGGTGCCAAAGagtttaaaacataaattgGAAGAACACATGCATGAAGGACTGGCAGAAGCAGTAATACTTGATCAGATTTTACCTGAAATTTTAGAGGAGGGTACAGTCGAACTAGTTAAGGATGTTCTAAAGTTTTTCACTGATATTCCTGAAAAGCATTTAGCAAaaattttacactttgtttTAAGTTGCAATAAAAGAAAGTTTAAAGAGGATCCTGAATTTAGTAAGAATATTCCTATAGAACTTTTGCCAAGTGAAAGAGTTAAGTTAGTAGATACAatccttataaataattttaatgataacTTATTGCTACCTTATTTAAGAAGTGAACTAAACATTGATCAGGCTACAACCCTGCTGCAATATTTTACCCATTTGCTTTCAGAAGAAGGTCACAATTTACCTGCACTAAATGCACTGAAGACAGAAAAATGTGTTATTAAATGGATTAGTGTAATAATTGAtgcaaattatcaaaaatttgcACTCACAAAAGATGAAAAAGTTGAAAAGGCACTTACAAATTGTTGGGATGCAGTTTCAGAACATCTGGAAGTTATTGACAGCTTGCAAACTGTTATGCCAGTTTTAACTAGAATTGATGCAGAAGCTAAAGGCAAGGGTTTTGCTAGTGGAGGCCTAGGAAGTAGTGCTTATGTCATAGAACaaattagtttataa